In Saccharothrix syringae, the following are encoded in one genomic region:
- a CDS encoding helix-turn-helix transcriptional regulator, which produces MSLVEREHVLDQLTTVLTRTAGGNGHVVHIGGPGASGKTALVRAFGERVTSGGALLLTAACSRAERGVGGGVLAQFAAGLSAEATARLGRLLDAERLEDDADPHQAARQQPHAIREACEALFDIAREQPVVLVADDVEYADACTLQALLYLQRRLSGTRIMVVLTESDHSRHLNTLFRAELTRMPWFTGVRLAPLSPRGVAAVVAEELDQRTATALAPAYHAMTGGNPLLVKALVQDHRAAAFIEADHRADGVVTGEAFRQSVLACLHRWEPGMLDVVRAVAVLGENATPELLGRLLGRKTSSVVEVLTALNHTGLLDDGRFRHPAVRAAVLGDVGADDLATTHQRAAGLLYAEGLPSADIAGHLSAAGAAAAPWAVGVLRDAADTALAEHRPERAVEYLKLARTACPEDDAAGRAALVAALAAVQWRATPSVVSRHLPELRDASERGLLGVRESRALLRYQLWFGRTGEARETLRRLEEAAAESPNSPSATEHRALRDWARWLHPTVAAAVPSATGDRRAALARDHQEDLVAAAERVLRNCWAPDSAPEAAAYALLTLAVCGEVGRAKRWCDTLREDMGTGGVATWKAVLADVRAHIALLEGDLGTAERQARLALTTLSSHNWGPAIASPLAALVLATSAMGRHDEVEAQLKRSVPVAAQNTWHWAVYLRARGHAHLAANRPHAALADFEACGELAVHWELDLPALLPWRSDLAQAYLRLNRVDRAGELVLAQLERPTADTPRVRGVSLRVLSSSIELKQRLPMLREAAALFQGCGDQVELSVALAVLSSAHHALGEFGAAKVVAKRAVRMAEACFAESLCRQFLPRGLVLDEVDGEEEPEVDSGTAAATAHEPDDLATLSTAERRVAALAALGHTNREISRKLYITVSTVEQHLTRVYRKLKVRRRTDLPTGLPMGALDMWVAEAPTFPAPATTTPGPTPGHAPVHRPVRDPRQAARPATGGAVRR; this is translated from the coding sequence ATGAGTCTCGTCGAACGCGAACATGTGCTCGACCAATTAACAACCGTTTTGACCCGGACAGCCGGGGGCAATGGCCACGTCGTGCACATCGGCGGTCCCGGCGCGAGCGGCAAGACCGCGCTGGTGCGGGCCTTCGGCGAGCGCGTGACGTCCGGCGGGGCCCTCCTGCTGACCGCGGCGTGCTCGCGGGCGGAGCGCGGCGTGGGCGGAGGTGTGCTGGCCCAGTTCGCGGCAGGGCTCTCCGCCGAGGCCACCGCCCGGCTCGGCCGGCTGCTCGACGCCGAGCGCCTGGAGGACGACGCGGACCCGCACCAGGCGGCCCGACAGCAACCGCACGCCATCCGAGAGGCGTGCGAGGCGCTGTTCGACATCGCCCGGGAGCAGCCCGTGGTGCTGGTGGCCGACGACGTGGAGTACGCCGACGCCTGCACCCTCCAGGCGCTGCTCTACCTGCAGCGCAGGCTCAGCGGCACCCGGATCATGGTGGTGCTGACCGAGTCCGACCACTCGCGGCACCTCAACACCCTGTTCCGGGCGGAGCTGACCCGCATGCCGTGGTTCACCGGCGTGCGGCTGGCGCCGCTGTCGCCGCGCGGCGTGGCCGCCGTCGTCGCCGAGGAGCTGGACCAGCGCACCGCCACCGCGCTGGCGCCGGCCTACCACGCGATGACCGGCGGGAACCCGCTGCTGGTCAAGGCGCTGGTGCAGGACCACCGGGCGGCCGCGTTCATCGAGGCCGACCACCGCGCCGACGGCGTGGTCACCGGCGAGGCGTTCCGCCAGTCCGTGCTGGCCTGCCTGCACCGCTGGGAACCCGGCATGCTCGACGTGGTGCGCGCCGTGGCCGTGCTCGGCGAGAACGCCACGCCCGAGCTGCTGGGCCGTCTGCTGGGCCGCAAGACGTCCTCGGTGGTCGAGGTGCTGACCGCCCTCAACCACACCGGCCTGCTCGACGACGGCCGGTTCCGCCACCCGGCCGTGCGGGCGGCGGTGCTGGGCGACGTGGGCGCCGACGACCTGGCGACCACCCACCAGCGCGCCGCCGGGCTGCTCTACGCCGAGGGCCTGCCCAGCGCCGACATCGCCGGTCACCTCAGCGCGGCGGGCGCCGCCGCCGCGCCGTGGGCGGTGGGCGTGCTGCGCGACGCCGCCGACACCGCGCTGGCCGAGCACCGGCCGGAGCGGGCGGTGGAGTACCTGAAGCTGGCGCGCACCGCGTGCCCCGAGGACGACGCGGCCGGGCGCGCCGCGCTCGTCGCGGCGCTCGCCGCCGTGCAGTGGCGGGCCACCCCCTCGGTGGTGTCGCGGCACCTGCCCGAACTGCGGGACGCGTCCGAGCGCGGCCTGCTGGGCGTGCGGGAGAGCCGGGCGCTGCTGCGCTACCAGCTGTGGTTCGGCCGGACCGGCGAGGCCAGGGAGACGCTGCGGCGGTTGGAGGAGGCCGCGGCGGAGAGCCCCAACTCGCCGTCCGCCACCGAGCACCGGGCGCTGCGGGACTGGGCGCGCTGGCTGCACCCGACCGTGGCCGCGGCCGTGCCGTCCGCGACCGGCGACCGGCGCGCGGCCCTGGCCCGGGACCACCAGGAGGACCTGGTGGCCGCCGCCGAGCGCGTGCTCCGCAACTGCTGGGCGCCCGACAGCGCGCCCGAGGCCGCCGCGTACGCGCTGCTGACCCTCGCGGTCTGCGGCGAGGTGGGGCGGGCCAAGCGCTGGTGCGACACCCTGCGCGAGGACATGGGCACCGGCGGCGTGGCCACCTGGAAGGCGGTGCTGGCCGACGTCCGGGCGCACATCGCGCTGCTGGAGGGCGACCTGGGCACCGCCGAGCGCCAGGCCCGCCTCGCGCTCACCACGCTGTCGTCCCACAACTGGGGCCCGGCCATCGCCTCGCCGCTCGCGGCGCTGGTGCTGGCCACCTCGGCGATGGGCCGCCACGACGAGGTCGAGGCGCAGCTCAAGCGCAGCGTGCCGGTGGCCGCGCAGAACACCTGGCACTGGGCGGTGTACCTGCGGGCCCGGGGCCACGCGCACCTGGCCGCGAACCGGCCGCACGCCGCCCTGGCCGACTTCGAGGCGTGCGGCGAGCTGGCCGTGCACTGGGAGCTGGACCTGCCGGCGCTGCTGCCGTGGCGCTCCGACCTGGCGCAGGCGTACCTGCGGCTGAACCGGGTCGACCGGGCGGGTGAGCTGGTGCTGGCGCAGCTGGAGCGGCCCACCGCGGACACCCCGCGGGTGCGCGGCGTGTCGCTGCGGGTGCTGTCGTCGTCCATCGAGCTCAAGCAGCGGCTGCCCATGCTGCGCGAGGCCGCGGCGCTGTTCCAGGGCTGCGGCGACCAGGTGGAGCTGTCGGTGGCGCTGGCCGTGCTCAGCAGCGCGCACCACGCGCTGGGCGAGTTCGGCGCGGCCAAGGTGGTGGCCAAGCGGGCGGTGCGGATGGCCGAGGCGTGCTTCGCCGAGTCGCTGTGCCGCCAGTTCCTGCCGCGCGGCCTGGTCCTGGACGAGGTCGACGGCGAGGAGGAACCGGAGGTCGACAGCGGTACCGCCGCCGCGACCGCGCACGAGCCCGACGACCTGGCCACGCTGAGCACCGCCGAGCGGCGGGTCGCGGCGCTGGCCGCGCTGGGGCACACCAACCGGGAGATCAGCCGCAAGCTCTACATCACGGTCAGCACGGTGGAGCAGCACCTGACCCGGGTCTACCGGAAGCTGAAGGTGCGCAGGCGCACCGACCTGCCGACCGGGCTCCCGATGGGCGCGCTGGACATGTGGGTGGCGGAGGCGCCGACGTTCCCGGCGCCGGCGACCACGACACCGGGGCCCACACCCGGCCACGCACCGGTCCACCGCCCGGTGCGCGACCCGCGCCAGGCCGCCCGCCCCGCCACCGGCGGTGCCGTGCGGCGCTGA
- a CDS encoding ABC transporter ATP-binding protein → MFGGRRRDQHGRGGNNAPAAVRLDSVRKTYGKGDSAVEALRGVDIALDYGSFTAVMGPSGSGKSTFLQCAAGLDQPSSGAVILDGVDLTGMSEVQLTELRRERVGFIFQSFNLLPALTVEQNVTLPMKLAGRRIDRNRVADVIGRVGLEQRRTHLPGELSGGQQQRVAIARALVSEPAVVFADEPTGALDTRTALEVLDLMRESVLVSGQTIVMVTHDPVAASHADSVIFLIDGQIIGQLQHPTAEAVAERMTHLTAMVERPQRSFSLSQGQGGGPGRRGRGSDY, encoded by the coding sequence ATGTTTGGCGGTAGGCGGAGGGACCAGCACGGGCGGGGCGGCAACAACGCCCCCGCGGCCGTGCGCCTGGACTCGGTCCGCAAGACCTACGGCAAGGGCGACAGCGCCGTGGAGGCGCTGCGCGGCGTCGACATCGCGCTCGACTACGGCAGCTTCACCGCGGTGATGGGTCCGTCCGGCTCGGGCAAGAGCACGTTCCTCCAGTGCGCGGCGGGCCTGGACCAGCCGTCGTCCGGCGCGGTCATCCTCGACGGCGTCGACCTGACCGGCATGAGCGAGGTCCAGCTGACCGAGCTGCGCCGCGAGCGGGTCGGCTTCATCTTCCAGAGCTTCAACCTGCTCCCCGCGCTGACCGTGGAGCAGAACGTCACGCTGCCCATGAAGCTGGCCGGTCGCCGGATCGACCGCAACCGCGTCGCCGACGTCATCGGCCGCGTGGGCCTGGAGCAGCGCCGCACGCACCTGCCCGGCGAGCTGTCGGGTGGCCAGCAGCAGCGCGTGGCGATCGCCCGCGCCCTGGTGTCCGAACCGGCCGTGGTCTTCGCCGACGAGCCGACCGGCGCCCTGGACACCCGCACCGCGCTGGAGGTGCTGGACCTGATGCGCGAGTCCGTCCTGGTCAGCGGCCAGACCATCGTGATGGTCACGCACGACCCGGTGGCGGCCTCGCACGCGGACAGCGTCATCTTCCTCATCGACGGCCAGATCATCGGGCAGCTCCAGCACCCGACCGCCGAGGCCGTCGCCGAGCGGATGACCCACCTGACCGCGATGGTGGAGCGCCCGCAGCGCTCGTTCAGCCTGAGCCAGGGCCAGGGCGGCGGCCCGGGCCGACGTGGTCGGGGGAGTGACTACTGA